In a genomic window of Streptomyces noursei ATCC 11455:
- a CDS encoding Rv1733c family protein, producing the protein MRAIRGIRRWRHNPLRRRTDQVEAWLALAAALLIAVGAPCAGWFAGRTAHDALLAAVRLEHRQRRPVWAVADRPAPGTPVDPGAETFPQRAAHLRVVARWTGPDGGPRTGEVAAPRPVEPGDRFRLWSDDRGRAVPRPLDEGTARTHTALAALGAAAAAGGLVEGGRRLAVRQLMARRFRRWDAAWARAGQDWGRADAGS; encoded by the coding sequence ATGCGGGCGATCAGGGGCATCCGGCGCTGGCGGCACAATCCGCTCCGCCGCCGGACCGACCAAGTGGAAGCCTGGCTGGCGCTGGCCGCCGCGCTGCTGATCGCCGTCGGGGCGCCCTGCGCCGGCTGGTTCGCCGGCCGGACCGCGCACGACGCCCTCCTGGCAGCTGTACGGCTCGAACACCGGCAGCGCCGCCCGGTGTGGGCGGTCGCGGACCGGCCGGCGCCCGGCACCCCGGTCGACCCGGGCGCGGAGACGTTCCCGCAGCGCGCCGCGCACCTGCGGGTGGTCGCCCGCTGGACGGGGCCGGACGGCGGCCCGCGGACCGGGGAGGTCGCGGCGCCGCGGCCGGTGGAACCCGGTGACCGGTTCCGCCTGTGGAGCGACGACCGGGGTCGGGCGGTGCCCCGACCGCTGGACGAGGGCACCGCGCGGACGCACACGGCACTGGCCGCGCTGGGCGCCGCGGCGGCCGCCGGCGGGCTCGTCGAGGGCGGCCGGCGGCTGGCCGTACGGCAGCTGATGGCGCGTCGGTTCCGGCGTTGGGACGCGGCCTGGGCGCGCGCCGGGCAGGACTGGGGCCGGGCCGACGCCGGGAGTTGA